The following proteins are encoded in a genomic region of Thunnus maccoyii chromosome 8, fThuMac1.1, whole genome shotgun sequence:
- the insb gene encoding preproinsulin b isoform X1 yields the protein MDGATVKLSSPGDKGLHSMARVPWSVSMLLLLVLCSPGVATAPAQHLCGSHLVDALYFVCGERGFFYSPNRPHKRDLEHLLGFLSKRARQEQRLWKALSGRDEPKVKRGIVEQCCHKPCSIYHLEGYCD from the exons ATGGACGGTGCTACAGTAAAGTTAAGCTCACCTGGGGATAAAG GTCTCCATTCTATGGCCCGGGTACCATGGTCGGTGTCCATGCTGTTACTGCTGGTGCTCTGCTCTCCAGGGGTTGCCACTGCCCCCGCCCAGCACCTGTGTGGCTCCCACCTAGTGGACGCCTTGTACTTCGTGTGCGGAGAGCGTGGCTTTTTCTACAGCCCGAACCGACCCCACAAGCGGGATCTGGAGCACCTGCTCG GGTTCCTGTCTAAAAGGGCGAGACAGGAGCAGAGGCTGTGGAAGGCTCTTTCTGGCCGTGATGAGCCCAAGGTGAAGAGAGGCATCGTGGAGCAGTGCTGCCATAAACCATGCAGCATTTACCACCTGGAGGGCTACTGCGACTGA
- the insb gene encoding preproinsulin b isoform X2, with protein sequence MARVPWSVSMLLLLVLCSPGVATAPAQHLCGSHLVDALYFVCGERGFFYSPNRPHKRDLEHLLGFLSKRARQEQRLWKALSGRDEPKVKRGIVEQCCHKPCSIYHLEGYCD encoded by the exons ATGGCCCGGGTACCATGGTCGGTGTCCATGCTGTTACTGCTGGTGCTCTGCTCTCCAGGGGTTGCCACTGCCCCCGCCCAGCACCTGTGTGGCTCCCACCTAGTGGACGCCTTGTACTTCGTGTGCGGAGAGCGTGGCTTTTTCTACAGCCCGAACCGACCCCACAAGCGGGATCTGGAGCACCTGCTCG GGTTCCTGTCTAAAAGGGCGAGACAGGAGCAGAGGCTGTGGAAGGCTCTTTCTGGCCGTGATGAGCCCAAGGTGAAGAGAGGCATCGTGGAGCAGTGCTGCCATAAACCATGCAGCATTTACCACCTGGAGGGCTACTGCGACTGA
- the hmmr gene encoding hyaluronan mediated motility receptor: MSFSRAPLKRFNENVGCAPPPGLYEIKPGELKGAASFDKSDRFKPVKAAAAAPMPPPSPSKTAPMSPFRRTMSVDGLVEGSSAKKEKNGMTMEAKQQKLLENEIRSLVQQRGEQDRRLLALGEELKKVEAKLLAAVREKTGLAANATTLERERAELKKVNEFLKNKVSADTTKKKINSLTMDLMEARNNLDSKNKELSVLQINTEGKLKVLETDLQAARDTVKTLKDRNKDLEDLHQVTKTQNQEMENENARLHAVIRELREEVRVLQGYLDTANDQIQDLRLKLQEKTHENTVAGSQVEKIKQLELELEQRITGLETTQDVLRQKEEEALTYQQELQASKEALLEVEKRLENQELELTSSQKSASDLEAQMKMANQEVEDSQATVRQQEAELSRLREVLRRTEKELDERVAHLEQRFLFSEEERSKTQEEGLRRVEELKTELNLLKEAKRDEKKKQIQLQQDNATLTEELTKEKALVDSLSVLLKQEREESDERLRQLKEEMEEVLGELAVLEEQEQSRQGVADRSQEALQRLQEENNLLERQLSDARARLDSKSNDVSALEEEHSAAMRKLQETHTNSLSKMADTVTELESTKEALRGAEERQKNLEAEVERVTQQMKEEMDKVIQQKEEEIKGVREGLEEHRERQFAEQKAREENARMLLEVQTRLAQKDEAMKAMEVSHAALISQLQQELQLQTKEKEEAMEQIEEQRGQNVTQLQNEREKAQKLLEEISHEKEEIMEQLLQEREEKVQFQRALQEDRGALEVERKDHQQVGLEVLRLQTELERIDEEKKSLLSQVELIDQSRLALENQLETAEQDRNQLQSRLDEVEQEGVSFQAQLDLMEEKTQALQCELEEQRQDRRALQEQVEILSQEKVTLQWEMEEQRRDLQRQISEAQEKSSPSSETEHWKRQYDELFAKVGPFQEQLNAFAAERSALLNENGANQEELNKLADAYARLLGHQNQKQKIKHVSKLKDENISLKQEVTKLRSQVSRQKSDLEQLKSKLPGAPRRRFDPSKAFQHDKENRQTETTASRKEGNHYL, translated from the exons ATGTCTTTTTCAAGAGCTCCTTTGAAGAGGTTCAACGAGAACGTCG GTTGTGCCCCTCCACCCGGCCTCTATGAGATTAAACCTGGGGAGCTGAAGGGGGCTGCGTCCTTCGACAAATCTGATCGGTTTAAACCTGTTAAGGCGG CCGCTGCAGCCCCTATGCCACCTCCATCGCCCTCCAAGACTGCGCCCATGTCACCTTTCCGCAGGACTATGTCAGTCGATGGTCTT GTTGAGGGCTCAAGtgcaaagaaagagaagaatgGCATGACCATGGAAGCAAAGCAGCAGAAGCTCTTGGAGAATGAG ATCCGGTCCCTGGTTCAGCAGCGAGGGGAGCAGGACCGTCGCTTGCTGGCCCTGGGAGAGGAGCTAAAAAAGGTGGAGGCCAAGCTGCTGGCTGCAGTCAGGGAGAAGACGGGCCTCGCTGCCAACGCTACCACCCTTGAGAGAGAGCGAGCTGAGCTCAAGAAAGTCAATGAGTTCTTAAAGAACAAG gTTTCTGCTGacacaacaaaaaagaagatCAATTCCCTCACAATGGACCTGATGGAGGCCAGGAACAATTTGGATAGTAAAAACAAG GAGTTAAGTGTTCTCCAGATAAACACCGAAGGCAAACTGAAGGTGCTAGAAACAGACCTCCAAGCTGCCAGGGATACTGTCAAGACTCTAAAGGACAGAAATAAAGACTTGG AGGACCTCCATCAAGTGACGAAAACCCAGAATCAAGAGATGGAGAATGAGAATGCTAGGTTGCATG CTGTGATACGAGAACTGAGAGAGGAGGTCAGAGTCTTGCAGGGATACCTGGACACTGCCAATGACCAGATCCAG gatCTCCGCTTGAAGCTCCAAGAGAAGACACACGAGAATACTGTTGCAGGTTCTCAGGTGGAGAAAATAAA GCAACTAGAGCTTGAATTAGAGCAACGCATTACTGGGCTTGAAACCACCCAAGATGTGCTGAGAcaaaaagaggaggaggcacTGACATACCAGCAAGAGCTGCAAGCATCAAAGGAAGCTTTATTGGAAGTGGAGAAGAGGTTGGAGAACCAAGAGCTTGAGCTTACATCTTCACAGAAGTCGGCGAGTGACTTGGAGGCACAAATGAAGATGGCCAACCAAGAAGTTGAAGACTCTCAAGCAACAGTTCGTCAGCAGGAGGCAGAGCTCTCTCGACTACGGGAGGTGCTCAGGAGGACGGAGAAGGAGCTGGATGAGAGAGTGGCGCATCTTGAACAAAGGTTTCTGTtctctgaggaggagagaa gCAAGACTCAGGAGGAGGGGCTGAGGAGAGTGGAGGAGTTAAAGACAGAGCTCAACTTGTTAAAGGAGGCaaaaagagatgagaaaaagaaacagattcaGCTCCAGCAAGACAATGCTACTCTTACTGAGGAACTGACAAAAGAAAAg GCACTTGTTGACTccctgtctgtgctgctgaagcaggagagggaggagtCTGATGAGCGGTTGAGACAGCTgaaagaggagatggaggaagtGCTGGGGGAACTGGCTGTTTTAGAGGAACAAGAGCAGAGTAGGCAAGGGGTGGCGGACAGGAGTCAGGAGGCCCTCCAGAGGCTGCAGGAAGAAAACAACCTGCTGGAGAGACAGCTGAGTGATGCCAGGGCACGTTTGGACAG TAAGAGCAATGATGTGTCAGCTTTGGAAGAAGAACATTCAGCTGCCATGAGAAAACTccaagagacacacacaaactcgcTGAGCAAAATGGCAGACACTGTCACAGAACTGGAAAG CACCAAAGAGGCTCTgaggggagcagaggagagacagaaaaatctGGAAGCGGAGGTGGAGAGAGTGACCCAGcagatgaaggaggagatggaCAAAGTGATTcaacagaaggaggaggagatcaAGGGAGTGCGGGAGGGGTTAGAGGAGCACCGGGAGAGACAGTTTGCCGAACAGAAAGCCAGGGAGGAGAATGCAAG AATGTTGCTAGAGGTGCAGACTCGACTTGCACAAAAAGATGAGGCGATGAAGGCCATGGAGGTGAGCCACGCTGCTCTGATCAGTCAGCTACAGCAGGAGCTACAGCtgcagacaaaagaaaaagaagaggcaATGGAGCAAATAGAGGAACAGAGAGGCCAGAATGTTACTCAGCTCCAAAATGAGAGGGAAAAAGCCCAGAAATTGCTTGAGGAGATCAGCCAcgaaaaagaggaaataatggAACAACTCCtacaagaaagagaagagaaagttCAATTTCAGAGAGCCCTTCAAGAGGATAGAGGAGCATTGGAGGTTGAAAGGAAAGACCACCAGCAGGTCGGGTTAGAGGTGCTCAGACTGCAGACTGAGCTTGAGAGAATAGATGAGGAAAAGAAGAGTCTTCTGTCTCAAGTAGAACTCATAGACCAGTCCAGGCTTGCGCTTGAAAATCAACTGGAAACGGCAGAGCAGGACAGAAATCAGCTTCAGTCTCGCCTAGATGAAGTTGAGCAAGAGGGTGTGAGCTTTCAGGCCCAATTAGACCTTATGGAGGAGAAGACACAGGCTCTGCAGTGCGAGCTGGAAGAACAAAGACAAGACAGGCGAGCTCTGCAGGAGCAGGTGGAGATACTGAGTCAGGAGAAGGTAACACTGCAGTGGGAGATGGAGGAGCAACGGCGAGATCTCCAAAGACAAATAAGTGAAGCACAGGAGAAGAG CTCCCCAAGCTCAGAGACGGAACACTGGAAGAGACAGTATGATGAGCTGTTTGCTAAAGTTGGACCCTTCCAG GAACAGCTCAATGCGTTTGCTGCAGAACGAAGTGCTCTACTCAATGAAAATGGAGCAAACCAGGAGGAGTTAAACAAGTTGGCCGACGCTTACGCTCGTCTACTGGGTCACCAGAACCAGAAGCAGAAGATCAAACATGTTTCAAAGCTGAAAGATGAGAACATCTCCCTGAAACAG GAGGTGACTAAGCTTCGCTCCCAGGTGAGCCGGCAGAAGAGTGATCTGGAGCAGCTGAAGTCAAAGCTCCCCGGTGCTCCTCGCCGCAGGTTTGATCCCAGCAAAGCTTTCCAACATGATAAGGAGAACAGGCAAACTGAGACAACTGCATCTCGTAAAGAAG GAAATCATTATCTGTAA